Proteins encoded by one window of Chitinivorax sp. B:
- a CDS encoding DUF1795 domain-containing protein, which translates to MSNTENDLYHLHEGSIVLPAGFSDRTANVFIVLDRTASAPNLSIARDQLLDGETLTTYVDRQLGIMKSKLTGHKVDRRQVAVLGRDSQSIEGEHIDAHYKNGKVTVWQRQAAFLISPERALIFSASCAHALDATFDQLWDEWLGSFVPRGA; encoded by the coding sequence ATGAGCAATACCGAAAATGACCTGTACCATCTGCATGAGGGTAGCATTGTGTTGCCCGCAGGCTTTAGTGACCGTACTGCCAATGTATTTATCGTGCTGGATCGAACGGCCAGTGCACCGAATCTGAGCATTGCCCGGGATCAGCTGCTGGACGGTGAAACGTTGACAACATATGTCGATCGACAGTTGGGCATCATGAAGTCCAAGTTGACCGGCCATAAGGTTGATCGGCGTCAGGTTGCGGTGCTGGGGCGTGACAGCCAGTCGATTGAAGGTGAACATATTGATGCCCACTATAAGAATGGCAAAGTCACTGTTTGGCAACGTCAGGCTGCATTCTTGATCAGCCCGGAGCGGGCGTTGATTTTTTCCGCAAGCTGCGCGCATGCGTTGGATGCAACCTTCGATCAGCTGTGGGATGAGTGGTTGGGCAGCTTCGTGCCAAGAGGTGCCTGA